From Corynebacterium pseudotuberculosis:
CTTCGGTGTTGTCTAATATGGCGCAGGTGATGAGTAAGGCTGAGATGCAGCTCGCCAAGCTCTACTCAGGGCTAGTAGCAGACCAAGAAGCCGCAAACAGGATATTCTCCGATATCTCTGCTGAATTTGAGCTTACTAAGAAAATGTTCCTTAAGATTACCGGTTTTTCGGGGCTTCTCGACGACAACCCTATGCTCGCACGATCAGTTCGGTCCCGCTATCCATACTTGCTACCTCTTAATACGCTGCAACTTGAAATGTTACGTCGGTATCGCAAGGGGGATGATGACCCTAAGGTAGTGCATGGTATTCGTCTGGCTATGAACGGCTTGGCCACCGCGCTGCGAAATTCTGGTTAGCCTTAGCGATTGAAAGTGAGTTCCTGGACTTAAGTGGTGTATAGTTGCCTCGAGAAAAGGAACTCTGGTTCTGATAAAAGTACTTTTGTTAACAATTAAGGAAAACCATGGCACTTGCACTTCAGATCATTTTGGTCATCTCTTGCGTGCTGATGACCGTGTTCGTGCTGCTACATAAAGGCAAGGGTGGCGGCCTTTCGAGTCTCTTCGGCGGTGGCGTTCAGTCCAACTTGTCTGGTTCCACTGTGGTGGAAAAGAATCTTGACCGGGTCACTATTTTCATGGGCATCATCTGGATCGCCTGCATCGTAGGACTAAATCTGATTCAGGCTTACGCTCGCTGATAGTGAGATAGCACGAGAACGTCGGTAAGCGGTTATTGCTTACCGACGTTTCTGTCTGCTCAGAGGCTATTTAAGGGGCAGCATCCTGAGCAACAATAAGCAGCGTTTCTTGCTCGCCCTGTGCACCTGCAGCTGGCCAATCGAGGGGGTTTGAACCGGCGGCAACATGATAGGCCGCTTCTGCCTTTTCAGCCCCTGCAACAAGTAGCCAAACACGCTGAGCGCGGGTAATCGCTGGGAACGTTAGAGTTACTCTTTCTGCTGGGGGCTTCGGAGAGTCTGTCACTTGCATGACCAAACGAGTTTGTTCGGCTGCAACCTCAGTATGCGGGAATATCGAGTTGATATGCCCTTCGCCTCCCATACCGAGCAGATGGAGATCGAACCCCTGAGGGGCATAGGTGTTAATTACCTGTGTGTATTCTTTGGCAGAATCAACAGGGGAGAGCTCTCCTAAACGATACCCATGGATGTTTTCTTCCGGGATATCAATGCGGTCCAACAGCGCTTGACGCGCCTGGCCCTCGTTAGACTCAGGATCAGTGACTGGGACATGACGTTCATCTCCAAAAAAAACATGAACTCGTGACCAATCGATGGGGGCGTCGACAAGCTTCTCTAGCGTTCGGATTCCTGCGCCACCGCCAGTGAGGACGATGCGTGCTGTGCCATCGCCGGTAATACCGCCGGTTTCTCTAACAGACTGGCACAAGGTCACGATCTTTTCAGCTGCTGTTGATGCGACTGCGTCGAGATCAGATACTGGGCAAACAGTAACCATGAGGTTTCCCTTGTTAGTTTAGATGGTAGGGTAGCTGATTCTGCTGAGACCGCGAAGCGCTCGTGCGTATGCTACATCGGGATCGAGGTGCCTTAGTTCTTCGGCGAGGCAATCTGCTTGACTACGACGGTTGATCGCAACAAGGGCTACCTCACGTCCTGGGACCGTAACAGAAAGCGTTTGCTCGTCTTCAAGAGCTTCCACTATGACAGTGCCAGATGGGCGTTCAAGTTCTATCCTTCGGACCGGGATTTCCGAAAAACCGTTGGCGTCAAAGGGAACAGACTCGCCTTCAGTACTAAATCGCTGGACCGAAACTCCAAGGCGCTCAGAAAGCCAACCGGCGGCAAGATCGACGCTAGGACAATCAGACTCTCCGTATAGTCGCACACTGCGGATTGGCTCATGAGGGGGCTGGTCCAGCGTTGACGCAAGAACTCCGCGCCACGGTGTCAAACGAGCCCAGGATACGTCCGAGTCTCCTGGAGCGTAGTGGTTACGGCGGTTATAGAGGGCATCAACGGGAGGATCATAATGAGCGTCGGTGATCCTGCGTTGCGCAATCTTCCCGATCGGATCTTCGCTTGGATTAATAGGCGCTGAGGTAGGCCACCATGCAACGATCGGAGTATCCGGAAGCAAAAGGGGCGTAACCACGTGTACAAGGTGCTTGGCCACGCGCCCGCGGAGCTTGATCAGGATTATTTCTGAGGCTCCGGCGTCGCCGCCGATACGAACCTCTGCGTCAACCTGAGAATCGCCTTCTACTGAGCCGGTGATTAATACAATGACACGGGAAGGATGTTCCCCAGAAGAATCGTGGGTAGCATTTGTGATCGCCGTAATGTCGTCCGATTCTTTTGCCACCACGATGAGCGTTAATACTCTGCTAGTAGTGACTTGTCCGCCTTTATCGCGGAGGCGGACGAGAGCCTTGGAGATCTCGCGCGTATCGGTATCAGGAAGTTCAAAGATCACTTCAGCGTCTCTTTTCTAAAAAGGAAATGTGTACACAGGAAAGGGAATACAACTGACACTGGTTAAGGGCGACGCCACGCTCGATTTACTCGCTCTAGCATTCTGTCTGCTGAAGCCGGGCCCCATGTTCCCGCAGAATACTCCTCTGGTTGTCCTCGTTCTGCCCAAAAATTAAGAATGGGGTCCAAGATATTCCAGCTGAGCTCAACCTCTTCATTTGTTGGGAAAAGGCTGGCCTCATCGAGGAGAGCATCTAGTATCAAACGCTCGTATGCCTCGGGAGATTCTTCAGTGAACGCTTCTGAATAGGAGAAATCCATATTCACATCGCGGACTTCCATTGCTGAACCCGGAACTTTAGAGCCAAATCGCATCAACATGCCTTCATCAGGTTGGACGCGAATAACCACAACGTTTTGTCCCTGGGAGTGCCGTGTTCCTTCGCTGAAAGGCTGGTGCGGAGCATCTTTGAAGACCAACGCAATTTCAGTGACACGTCGACCTAAACGCTTGCCGGTGCGTAGATAGAATGGCACGCCGGCCCAACGCCGAGAATTAATTTCCAGGGTACAAGCTGCGTACGTTTCTGTAGTCGATTGTGGATCAAAACCATCTTCTTCGCGTAGCCCCTTGACTAGCTCGGAGCCCTGCCACCCTTTAGCATATTGACCACGAGCGGTTGTCTTAGCAAATGGTCCAACAGGACGCGTTGCGCGTAAGACCTTGATTTTTTCTGCCTGCAGCTGCTCTGGCGTGAAATCAATGGGTTCTTCCATTGCTACGAGGGCGAGAAGCTGAATCAGGTGATTCTGGATGACGTCGCGGGCTGCACCGATGCCGTCGTAATATCCAGCACGCCCACCCAACCCGATGTCTTCTGCCATCGTAATCTGCACATGATCCACATAATGCGAATTCCACAATGGGTCGAAAAGCTGGTTTGCAAAGCGGAGCGCCAAAATGTTCTGGACAGTCTCTTTTCCCAAATAGTGATCGATGCGGAATACCGATTTTTCTGGGAATACTGAGTTAATTAAGGTATTGAGTTTGCGCGCTGACTCTTGATCGTGTCCGAATGGTTTTTCTACGATTACTCGGCGCCATGAATTTCCCTCAGCTTGAGCCATACCGGAGCGTTGCAGCTGGTGACACACATCGGAGAAATAATCTGGTGGTACAGACAAATAGTATGCCCAGTTCCCGGCAGTGCCTTGCTCTTTATCCAAACGGCTTAGGAGAGCAGCGAGGTCATCAAAAGCTTGATCATCGTCAAAATTTCCCCGAGCAAAATGAATTCCCTCGGCTAACCTGGACCAAACATTTTCACGAAACTCCGTACGTGCGCCGACTTTTACTGCTTCATGTACGTAGTCTTCAAAATCTTGTTTAGACCACTCTCGGCGGCCATAACCTACCAAGGCAAAACCTGCCGGTAGTAGGCCTCGGTTAGCAAGATCATAAATTGCGGGAAGAAGTTTTTTCCGCGCCAAGTCTCCAGTTACCCCGAAAATAACCATACCGCTTGGCCCAGCAATCCGTGGAAGACGTTTGTCCTCAGAATCACGAAGCGGATTAACCCAATGATTCACCGCAGTAGGGGCCTCGGTTTGGTTTTGGTTTTCGGTTATGCCGAAGCCAGTAGTGTCTTCTGAAGTCACAGGTTCATTCACGTTCCTAGATTCTACCTACAAAGTAATTATTGCCATATAGTCTGTGGCGTAGGCAGCCAAAACAAAGCTTTAATGACTTAAAACTTATAACGTGGGATGAGTATCCCACGTTATAAGTTAGATGATGACTTAGCTCAAACGAGCCTGCATAGAGTCGAGTAGCTCATTCCACGCTGCAACAAACTTATCAACGCCTTCTTGCTCAAGAACTGCAAAAACATCCTCGAAATCGATGCCGGCTTGAGAAATAGCAGAGAATGTCTCTTCAGCCTCCGCCGCGGTATCAGTCAATGCGTCACTCACGTTATCGTTGGAGCCTAAGACTGCATCGATCGTTGCTTCTGGCATAGTGTTGACGGTATCCGGACCTGCAAGTTCTGTGACATATAGCGTAGGGGAGTAATCGGGGTTCTTTACTCCAGTGGATGCCCAGAGCGGACGCTGAATATTTGCATTTTCAGGGAGTTCTGAAGCGGAAAAAAGTTCTTTGAAAACTGCGTAAGCACGACGTGCGTTGGCTACACCAGCTTTGCCTCGCAGAGCCAAAGCCTCATCCGTTCCGATGGCTTCCAGTCGTTTATCTACTTCTGAGTCCAGACGTGACACGAAGAAAGAGGCCACAGAATAGATGGTGGATACGTCCAGGCCATTATCTGCTGCTCGGTTGATGCCCTCCATATAAGCAGCGATAACTTCTCGGTATCGAGCTACAGAGAAAATGAGGGTTACGTTAACACTGATACCTTCTGCGAGTGCGTCAGCTATAGCAGGTAAAGAACCTGCAGTTGCTGGAATTTTGATCATGACATTGGGACGGTCTACCTGTTTCCACAACTCGCGTGCTTGTGCGAGAGTAGCCTCGCGGTCATCAGAAATACGGGGGTCTACTTCAATACTTACTCTTCCATCAGCACCGTGAGAGGACTTGTAGACATCAGCAAAAATATCGCATGCTTGCTGGACGTCCTGGATACTCATTGCATAGACGGCTTCGTCGACTCCAACAGCATGAGCTTTAAGGTCCGCGATCTGTGAATCATAAGCAGTGCCTTTACTCATTGCTGCAGCAAAGATTGCTGGGTTAGTTGTTACCCCAACGATGGACTTGGTGGTGATGAGCTCGGAAAGGTTGCCAGAGGTAATACGTTCACGTGAAAGATCATCTAGCCATGTAGAAGTTCCTGCTTGTGCGAGTGCATCGATTGCATTCATATTAAGTACCAATTCTTTATAAAAGTGGGCTTGAGAAGGAGCATGTAGGCCGCATACGACCTCACAGATGTATGCGGCCTACACAGTAATCCAGTTAGGTTTTGATGAGCCTAACTCTAGGCGTTCAAGGAATCGTGTGCGGCTGAGACGACCGCATCAGTAGTGATACCGAATTCTTCAAAGAGCTTTTCATAAGGCGCGGATGCACCGAAATGTTCAAGAGAAACTGCGCGTCCTCGAGTACCAAGGTGCCTATACCAGGACAAGGCAAGGCCGGCTTCTACAGAGACACGAGCAGTGACTTCAGGTGGCAAAATAGATTCCTGATAGTCACGGTCTTGTTCCTCGAACCAATCCAGACAAGGAACGGATACCACTCGAGCGGCAATTCCTTCTTTTTCTAGACGTTGGGCAGCTTCAACTGCGAGTTGTACCTCAGAGCCACTGGCCATCAAAATAACGTCAGGAGTAGTCTTGGATCCTTCCACGAGGATATAAGCACCGCGTTGTACTCCTTCACGTGCCTTCTCCTTGGTGCCTTCCAAAACTGGAACATTTTGTCGAGTTAGAGCAAGGCCTTTAGGGCCTTCCTTATACATCAGTGCAGCTCGCCATGCTGCCGCCGTCTCATTCGCATCGGCAGGGCGCAGCATAGAGACGCCAGGAATCGCACGGAGTGCAGCCATCTGTTCTACAGGCTGATGCGTGGGGCCATCTTCTCCTAGGCCGATGGAATCGTGGGTCCATACATAATAGGCATCGGTGCCCATGAGAGCCGCGAGACGTACGGCTGGACGCATGTAATCGGAGAAAATAAGGAAAGTTCCGGCGTACGGTCGTGTAGGGCCGTGAAGTGAGATTCCGTTGACAATTGCACCCATAGCGTGCTCTCGGATGCCAAAGTGTAGGTTACGGCCATAAGGATCAGTTGACCACGTGTCAGTAGTGATAGAAGCGGGACCGAAAGATGGCTGGCCTTTGATCACCGTGTTATTGGACCCCGCTAGGTCCGCTGAGCCACCCCATAGCTCAGGCATGGTCTTGCCCAGGGCCTGAAGCGTAGCCTCGGAAGCCTTGCGGGTAGCAACTCCCTTGTCATCTGGTTCCCAGGTGGGGAGTTCAGCGTCGAAGCCTTCAGGAAGTTCCCGACGCGAAAGACGATCGAACAAGGCCTTGTTTTCCGGGTTAGCGGCGGCCCAGGCGTCAAACTTTTCCTGCCAAGCTACGCGAATGTCTGCACTGCGAGCAGCAAGTTTACGGGTGTGTGCTATCACGCTCTCAGCGACGTCGAAGGATTTTTTAGGATCAAAACCTAAGACTTTCTTGGTCGCAGCGACTTCATCCTCACCTAAAGCTGCACCGTGGACAGCTCCACTGTTCATCTTTGTTGGAGCGGGATAACCGATTACAGTGCGCAGACGGATGAACGTGGGACGCGTGGTATCTGCTTTGGCTTCCTCTACAGCTTTTTCGATGGAGGCGATATCTTCGCCGCCTTCGATTTCAATAACCTGCCAGTTATAAGCCCGGTAGCGTTCCACAACGTTTTCGTTGAAAGCGATTTCGGTGTCTTTTTCAATAGAGATGTGGTTGTCATCCCAGAAAACAATGAGATTGCCCAGCTGTTGGGTTCCTGCTAATGAACTGGCTTCTGCAGTCACACCTTCCTGCAGGTCGCCATCGGAGGCGATGACATATACGTAGTGATCAAAAGGCGAGGTGCCAGCTTCTGCTTGCGGATCAAATAGACCTCGTTCGCGTCGAGAAGCCATAGCCATGCCAACAGCAGATGCTAAGCCTTGCCCCAGCGGACCGGTGGTAATTTCTACCCCTTTTGTATGCCGATATTCTGGGTGGCCAGGGGTAAGAGCACCCCAGGTGCGTAAGGCTTTCAGATCATCTAACTCTAGGCCAAAACCGCCTAGATACAGCTGGACATATTGAGTAAGAGAGCTGTGTCCGCAGGACAAGACAAAACGGTCACGACCCGTCCATTCGGTATCGGCGGGATCATGATGCATGATGCGCTGATAGAGGGTGTATGCCAGAGGCGCCAAGCTCATAGCGGTTCCGGGGTGGCCCGATCCACACTTTTGGACAGCATCTGCCGCGAGCACACGTGCGGTATCGACCGCCAAAGTATCTACCTCAGACCAATCGGCAGGGTAGCGGGGAGTTGTCAAAGCCTTGAGCTCTGGAGACAAAGTCACGTAGTCCGTCCTTAAAATTGTGTAGTTCTTTGTTTGGGTTTCTGTGTTACTGAATCAAAGAAAGTCCAAGGGCCAAAGACTCTTAAACTTTTGTTACTTCTTCCTACCTTAATAGCGATAATTAATCGGGAGGGCAATGAGTGTGAGTTATTTGGCAGAAGCAAGGAGAAAGTTGCCATCAAAGAAGAGCTTTTCCATGTTTCCCTCAGCCCCACAATCCACATAACTCCTAGACCGTCATCTCCACCTATGGGGTGTCGATGTGGGGAAAAAACGAATGGGGGCTAGACTTGTGGGGCTACACGCTTGCAGTATGAGAACTAGCGGGTGATGAGCACATCCTGTTTTGCACATATTTCTGTTGGAGGATTCCCTTGGAGAAGATCAAGGCCTATATCGCGC
This genomic window contains:
- the tkt gene encoding transketolase; the encoded protein is MTLSPELKALTTPRYPADWSEVDTLAVDTARVLAADAVQKCGSGHPGTAMSLAPLAYTLYQRIMHHDPADTEWTGRDRFVLSCGHSSLTQYVQLYLGGFGLELDDLKALRTWGALTPGHPEYRHTKGVEITTGPLGQGLASAVGMAMASRRERGLFDPQAEAGTSPFDHYVYVIASDGDLQEGVTAEASSLAGTQQLGNLIVFWDDNHISIEKDTEIAFNENVVERYRAYNWQVIEIEGGEDIASIEKAVEEAKADTTRPTFIRLRTVIGYPAPTKMNSGAVHGAALGEDEVAATKKVLGFDPKKSFDVAESVIAHTRKLAARSADIRVAWQEKFDAWAAANPENKALFDRLSRRELPEGFDAELPTWEPDDKGVATRKASEATLQALGKTMPELWGGSADLAGSNNTVIKGQPSFGPASITTDTWSTDPYGRNLHFGIREHAMGAIVNGISLHGPTRPYAGTFLIFSDYMRPAVRLAALMGTDAYYVWTHDSIGLGEDGPTHQPVEQMAALRAIPGVSMLRPADANETAAAWRAALMYKEGPKGLALTRQNVPVLEGTKEKAREGVQRGAYILVEGSKTTPDVILMASGSEVQLAVEAAQRLEKEGIAARVVSVPCLDWFEEQDRDYQESILPPEVTARVSVEAGLALSWYRHLGTRGRAVSLEHFGASAPYEKLFEEFGITTDAVVSAAHDSLNA
- the secG gene encoding preprotein translocase subunit SecG: MALALQIILVISCVLMTVFVLLHKGKGGGLSSLFGGGVQSNLSGSTVVEKNLDRVTIFMGIIWIACIVGLNLIQAYAR
- the tal gene encoding transaldolase, encoding MNAIDALAQAGTSTWLDDLSRERITSGNLSELITTKSIVGVTTNPAIFAAAMSKGTAYDSQIADLKAHAVGVDEAVYAMSIQDVQQACDIFADVYKSSHGADGRVSIEVDPRISDDREATLAQARELWKQVDRPNVMIKIPATAGSLPAIADALAEGISVNVTLIFSVARYREVIAAYMEGINRAADNGLDVSTIYSVASFFVSRLDSEVDKRLEAIGTDEALALRGKAGVANARRAYAVFKELFSASELPENANIQRPLWASTGVKNPDYSPTLYVTELAGPDTVNTMPEATIDAVLGSNDNVSDALTDTAAEAEETFSAISQAGIDFEDVFAVLEQEGVDKFVAAWNELLDSMQARLS
- a CDS encoding glucose-6-phosphate dehydrogenase assembly protein OpcA; translation: MIFELPDTDTREISKALVRLRDKGGQVTTSRVLTLIVVAKESDDITAITNATHDSSGEHPSRVIVLITGSVEGDSQVDAEVRIGGDAGASEIILIKLRGRVAKHLVHVVTPLLLPDTPIVAWWPTSAPINPSEDPIGKIAQRRITDAHYDPPVDALYNRRNHYAPGDSDVSWARLTPWRGVLASTLDQPPHEPIRSVRLYGESDCPSVDLAAGWLSERLGVSVQRFSTEGESVPFDANGFSEIPVRRIELERPSGTVIVEALEDEQTLSVTVPGREVALVAINRRSQADCLAEELRHLDPDVAYARALRGLSRISYPTI
- the pgl gene encoding 6-phosphogluconolactonase, with the protein product MVTVCPVSDLDAVASTAAEKIVTLCQSVRETGGITGDGTARIVLTGGGAGIRTLEKLVDAPIDWSRVHVFFGDERHVPVTDPESNEGQARQALLDRIDIPEENIHGYRLGELSPVDSAKEYTQVINTYAPQGFDLHLLGMGGEGHINSIFPHTEVAAEQTRLVMQVTDSPKPPAERVTLTFPAITRAQRVWLLVAGAEKAEAAYHVAAGSNPLDWPAAGAQGEQETLLIVAQDAAP
- the zwf gene encoding glucose-6-phosphate dehydrogenase codes for the protein MTENQNQTEAPTAVNHWVNPLRDSEDKRLPRIAGPSGMVIFGVTGDLARKKLLPAIYDLANRGLLPAGFALVGYGRREWSKQDFEDYVHEAVKVGARTEFRENVWSRLAEGIHFARGNFDDDQAFDDLAALLSRLDKEQGTAGNWAYYLSVPPDYFSDVCHQLQRSGMAQAEGNSWRRVIVEKPFGHDQESARKLNTLINSVFPEKSVFRIDHYLGKETVQNILALRFANQLFDPLWNSHYVDHVQITMAEDIGLGGRAGYYDGIGAARDVIQNHLIQLLALVAMEEPIDFTPEQLQAEKIKVLRATRPVGPFAKTTARGQYAKGWQGSELVKGLREEDGFDPQSTTETYAACTLEINSRRWAGVPFYLRTGKRLGRRVTEIALVFKDAPHQPFSEGTRHSQGQNVVVIRVQPDEGMLMRFGSKVPGSAMEVRDVNMDFSYSEAFTEESPEAYERLILDALLDEASLFPTNEEVELSWNILDPILNFWAERGQPEEYSAGTWGPASADRMLERVNRAWRRP